Proteins found in one Macrobrachium nipponense isolate FS-2020 chromosome 35, ASM1510439v2, whole genome shotgun sequence genomic segment:
- the LOC135208746 gene encoding flagellar attachment zone protein 1-like, with the protein MNHSMRKFLETQKSMVVMALKAKEIGDLCLTEAEKGDGLRCQLDDVKDTIKRFMDVQEEALKKHEGLVLVIDSRKNLTEELTKLREQREEAEKARFTRFEELERDLEISYIDQQKEYECQVEDIVNKAKMVELANKIDVDLKTQKIQELKEELKKKEALGLKELKEVRKKNHKELECLRNQATQLQQNQSSRAVSDVDLITGRLQAIRHEYDAKVLEMENETLELTTQNAALNEELQSMRETLEHQKHLNVARDVKGSNVTVK; encoded by the exons ATGAACCACAGCATGAGGAAATTTCTGGAAACTCAAAAG TCTATGGTAGTGATGGCCCTCAAGGCAAAGGAAATTGGAGATTTGTGTTTGACCGAGGCGGAAAAGGGAGATGGACTGAGGTGTCAGCTAGATGACGTTAAGGATACCATCAAGAGGTTTATGGATGTGCAAGAAGAGGCACTGAAGAAACATGAAGGCCTTGTTCTTGTTATTG ATTCCAGGAAGAATTTGACAGAGGAGTTAACAAAGCTTAGAGAACAACGGGAAGAAGCAGAGAAG GCGCGTTTCACCAGGTTTGAAGAACTGGAGAGAGACCTGGAAATCTCATACATAGACCAACAAAAGGAATACGAATGCCAAGTGGAGGATATTGTGAATAAAG CCAAGATGGTTGAATTGGCTAACAAAATTGATGTGGATTTGAAAACCCAGAAGATTCAGGAACTGAAGGAAGAATTGAAAAAGAAGGAAGCACTGGGACTGAAGGAACTCAAAGAAGTTAGGAAGAAG AACCACAAAGAACTGGAATGCCTGAGAAACCAAGCGACTCAGTTGCAGCAAAATCAATCTTCCAGAGCAGTTTCAGACGTAGACCTTATTACTGGA aGATTGCAAGCCATTAGACATGAATATGACGCTAAGGTCCTTGAGATGGAAAATGAAACCTTGGAACTGACAACACAGAATGCTGCTCTGAATGAGGAACTCCAGAGCATGCGTGAGACTTTGGAGCACCAAAAACATCTGAATGTTGCTCGTGATGTTAAGGGATCGAATGTGACTGTCAAGTAA